A single genomic interval of Neisseria leonii harbors:
- the aat gene encoding leucyl/phenylalanyl-tRNA--protein transferase: MFSDGLEGRLKAFSRRTMIPFLPEGDYRFPDPARALAEHDGLVGVSADLDSGRLLSAYRAGIFPWYADGHFFYWFATAPRAVIFPDRLHIGRSLAKTLRNRSYRITVNLDFSAVIAACAAAPRPGQDGTWIAPEFQTAYTHLHQIGHAHSFECRYPDGAGGEYLAGGFYGVQIGRVFYGESMFAAAPDASKTAFACAVPYLARCGIALIDCQQDTPHMRRFGAQAIPFAEFQAALRRENARPPVSPIGRGTIAQNGC, from the coding sequence ATGTTTTCAGACGGCCTCGAAGGCCGTCTGAAAGCGTTTTCCCGCCGCACGATGATTCCCTTTCTGCCTGAGGGCGACTACCGCTTTCCCGACCCCGCCCGCGCCTTGGCCGAACATGACGGCCTGGTCGGCGTGAGTGCCGATTTGGATTCCGGCCGCCTGCTTTCGGCCTACCGTGCGGGCATTTTTCCGTGGTATGCCGACGGACACTTTTTCTATTGGTTTGCCACCGCGCCGCGCGCCGTCATTTTCCCCGACCGGCTGCACATCGGCCGTTCTCTGGCCAAAACCCTGCGCAACCGTTCCTACCGCATCACGGTGAATTTGGATTTTTCTGCCGTGATTGCCGCCTGTGCCGCCGCGCCGCGTCCCGGTCAGGACGGCACTTGGATCGCACCCGAATTTCAGACGGCCTATACGCATCTGCACCAAATCGGCCATGCCCATTCTTTCGAGTGCCGCTATCCCGACGGTGCGGGCGGCGAATATCTGGCGGGCGGCTTCTACGGCGTGCAGATCGGCCGCGTGTTTTACGGCGAATCCATGTTTGCCGCCGCGCCCGATGCGTCGAAAACCGCTTTTGCCTGCGCCGTGCCGTATTTGGCGCGCTGCGGCATCGCGTTGATTGACTGCCAGCAGGATACACCGCATATGCGCCGCTTCGGCGCGCAGGCCATACCGTTTGCCGAATTTCAGGCGGCCTTGCGCCGCGAAAACGCCCGCCCGCCGGTATCCCCGATCGGCCGCGGTACCATTGCGCAAAACGGCTGTTGA
- the fur gene encoding ferric iron uptake transcriptional regulator produces the protein MNSNIAQLKDSGLKVTGPRLKILDLFESRPGEHMSAEDVYRILLDEGVEIGVATIYRVLTQFEQAGILLRHHFETGKAVYELNQGGHHDHLVCVKCSHVTEFHNEEIEALQEKIAEENGYRIVDHALYMYGVCSNCRKKEKR, from the coding sequence ATGAACAGTAATATTGCCCAATTGAAAGACAGCGGTTTGAAAGTAACCGGCCCGCGCCTGAAAATTCTGGATTTGTTCGAATCGCGCCCGGGCGAACATATGAGTGCGGAAGATGTCTACCGCATTTTGCTTGATGAAGGTGTAGAAATCGGCGTGGCCACCATTTACCGCGTGCTGACCCAGTTCGAGCAGGCGGGCATTCTGCTGCGCCACCATTTCGAAACCGGCAAGGCGGTGTACGAACTCAATCAGGGCGGCCACCACGACCATCTTGTCTGTGTCAAATGCAGCCATGTCACCGAGTTCCACAACGAAGAAATCGAGGCTTTGCAGGAAAAAATCGCCGAAGAAAACGGCTACCGCATCGTCGATCATGCGTTGTATATGTACGGTGTGTGCAGCAACTGCCGTAAAAAGGAAAAACGCTGA
- the dapB gene encoding 4-hydroxy-tetrahydrodipicolinate reductase, with product MSQLKIAIAGANGRMGKVLVEAVNNHPDTVLSGALEHAASPALGLDAGYAVGLNTGIRVSSDIDAVLAASDVLIDFTRPEPTLTHLQKCAEAGVNLIIGTTGFDDAGKAAIAAAAEKTGIVFAANFSVGVNLTFHILDTVARVLNEGYDIEIIEGHHRHKVDAPSGTALRMGEVVAAALGRDLKECAVYGREGHTGVRDPSTIGFATVRAGDIVGDHTALFATDGERVEITHKASSRMTFAAGAVRAAVWLGGRRGLFDMQDVLNLRNR from the coding sequence ATGAGCCAATTGAAAATCGCCATAGCGGGTGCAAACGGCCGCATGGGCAAAGTGCTGGTGGAAGCGGTAAACAACCACCCCGACACCGTTTTGAGCGGCGCGCTGGAACACGCCGCCTCGCCTGCGCTGGGCTTGGACGCAGGCTATGCCGTCGGCCTAAATACCGGCATCAGAGTCAGCAGCGACATCGATGCCGTGCTGGCCGCCAGCGATGTGCTGATTGATTTCACCCGCCCCGAACCGACGCTGACCCATCTGCAAAAATGCGCCGAAGCGGGCGTGAACCTGATTATCGGCACCACCGGTTTCGACGATGCGGGCAAAGCGGCGATTGCGGCGGCAGCCGAAAAAACCGGCATTGTGTTTGCCGCCAATTTCAGCGTGGGCGTGAACCTGACTTTCCATATCCTCGACACCGTCGCCCGCGTATTGAACGAAGGCTACGACATCGAAATCATCGAGGGACACCACCGCCACAAAGTCGATGCCCCCAGCGGCACGGCCTTGCGTATGGGCGAAGTGGTGGCCGCCGCGCTCGGTCGCGATTTGAAAGAATGCGCCGTGTACGGCCGCGAAGGGCATACCGGCGTGCGCGACCCGTCCACCATCGGTTTTGCCACCGTGCGCGCGGGCGATATTGTCGGCGACCACACCGCCCTGTTCGCCACCGACGGCGAGCGCGTGGAAATCACCCACAAAGCCAGCAGCCGCATGACTTTTGCCGCCGGTGCCGTGCGTGCCGCCGTCTGGCTCGGCGGGAGGCGCGGCCTGTTCGATATGCAGGACGTATTGAACCTGCGCAACCGCTGA
- the phhA gene encoding phenylalanine 4-monooxygenase, translating to MEKPTPNYLAREADENGRIDYPPAEHAVWHDLIVRQQANLPGRACQEYLDGLAKLQLPHDRIPQLPDIDAVLQAATGWRTAAVPALISFGRFFGLLADKAFPVATFIRRREDFDYIQEPDIFHEIAGHCPLLTHPAFAAFNETYGRLGLAADKEERVFLARLYWFTIEFGLVGSTPENRRIYGGGILSSPSETEYALSGRPEYRAFDIGDVLRTPYRIDRIQPIYYVIDNIDQLFTVAESDIMGHVRRAMRQGLFAPHPSLLDKQAV from the coding sequence ATGGAGAAACCCACCCCCAATTATCTCGCCCGCGAAGCCGACGAAAACGGCCGCATCGACTACCCGCCTGCCGAACACGCCGTCTGGCATGATCTGATTGTCCGCCAACAGGCCAACCTGCCCGGCCGCGCCTGTCAGGAATATCTCGACGGGCTGGCCAAACTGCAACTGCCGCACGACCGCATACCGCAGCTGCCCGACATCGACGCGGTATTACAGGCGGCCACCGGCTGGCGCACCGCCGCCGTACCCGCCCTGATTTCCTTCGGCCGCTTTTTCGGCCTGCTCGCCGACAAAGCCTTTCCCGTCGCCACTTTTATCCGCCGCCGCGAAGATTTCGACTACATCCAGGAACCGGACATTTTCCACGAAATCGCCGGCCACTGCCCCCTGCTGACCCACCCTGCCTTTGCCGCTTTCAACGAAACCTACGGCCGCCTCGGATTGGCCGCCGACAAAGAAGAGCGCGTTTTTCTGGCACGCCTGTACTGGTTTACCATCGAATTCGGCCTGGTCGGCAGCACGCCGGAAAACCGCCGCATCTACGGCGGCGGCATTCTCAGCTCGCCCTCGGAAACCGAATACGCCCTCAGCGGCCGTCCCGAATACCGTGCCTTCGACATCGGCGACGTACTGCGCACGCCCTACCGCATCGATCGCATCCAGCCGATTTACTATGTCATCGACAACATCGACCAACTGTTCACCGTTGCCGAAAGCGACATTATGGGTCATGTACGCCGCGCCATGCGTCAGGGTTTGTTCGCACCGCACCCCAGCCTGCTGGACAAACAGGCCGTCTGA
- a CDS encoding outer membrane protein assembly factor BamE, whose protein sequence is MNKTVILLAAALVLSACSADRISNFPSYKLQVIQGNQLDPYAVVSLQQGMSRDQVQLLLGTPMLRDPFHADRWDYTYEISRNGIVETEASRYLTLWFENDRLARAEGNAIEYAVAEVKRRQTDGR, encoded by the coding sequence GTGAACAAAACCGTCATTCTGCTGGCCGCCGCACTGGTGCTGAGTGCCTGTTCGGCCGACCGCATATCCAACTTTCCGTCCTACAAACTCCAAGTGATTCAGGGCAACCAACTGGATCCCTATGCCGTTGTGTCGCTGCAACAGGGCATGAGCCGCGATCAGGTGCAGCTGCTGCTCGGCACCCCGATGCTGCGCGATCCCTTCCATGCCGACCGCTGGGACTACACCTACGAAATCAGCCGCAACGGCATCGTGGAAACCGAAGCCTCACGCTATCTGACCTTGTGGTTTGAAAACGACCGCCTGGCACGCGCAGAAGGCAACGCCATCGAATACGCGGTAGCAGAAGTGAAACGCCGCCAGACAGACGGCCGGTAA
- a CDS encoding 4a-hydroxytetrahydrobiopterin dehydratase, which yields MSGLSQQTCEACRADAPKVSDEELAVLIREIPDWQPVVIDGVLQLKREFRFKNFKQAMAFSNRLADLAEEAGHHPGIFTEWGKVTVTWWSHSIGGLHRNDFIMAAKTDTLAETPA from the coding sequence ATGAGCGGATTATCCCAACAAACATGCGAAGCCTGCCGCGCCGACGCGCCCAAAGTCAGCGATGAAGAACTGGCCGTCCTGATTCGGGAAATTCCCGACTGGCAGCCGGTCGTCATCGACGGCGTGTTGCAGTTGAAACGCGAATTCCGTTTTAAAAACTTCAAACAGGCCATGGCGTTCAGCAACCGCTTGGCCGACTTGGCCGAAGAAGCGGGCCACCACCCCGGCATTTTCACCGAATGGGGCAAAGTAACCGTAACCTGGTGGTCGCACAGCATCGGCGGCCTGCACCGAAACGACTTTATCATGGCCGCCAAAACCGATACGCTGGCCGAAACACCGGCCTGA
- the waaA gene encoding lipid IV(A) 3-deoxy-D-manno-octulosonic acid transferase, which yields MWQTVYRALWTMAPAAAKYYLNRRAKTDAAYAAHWDERFGRPLPDARTGVLWIHAVSVGETRAAQPLAAELRRRFPDTPLLVTQMTPTGRATAQALFPDAQCRYLPYDKPEYAAQFLREHRPLAGILMETEIWPNLMHACHKNGVPLFLANARLSEKSLRGYQKIRGLVAPALAGLSGCFAQSTDDARRLAKLGARRIEVFGNTKYDVEPTAQQQQAAALFRRLTGTRPTVVCGSTRHHQGGDEAEKLLHAWRDYRGNALLVIVPRHPERFGAAYETARRLGFRVQKRSSGTPIAADTQVWIGDSMGELAAYYAAADVAFVGGSLVDSGCQNIIEPIAAGVPTLFGPSTYNFAAACAAALNAGAAIQVADAAGWRAQTERLLCDAAARQDMADRAAGWIRQHQGASRRTAEAVAAHLAAIRQAV from the coding sequence ATGTGGCAAACCGTTTACCGCGCACTGTGGACGATGGCACCGGCCGCAGCAAAATATTACCTGAACCGCCGCGCCAAAACCGATGCCGCCTATGCCGCCCACTGGGACGAACGCTTCGGCAGACCGCTGCCCGATGCGCGCACGGGCGTGCTGTGGATACACGCCGTTTCCGTGGGCGAAACCCGTGCCGCCCAACCCTTGGCCGCCGAACTGCGCCGCCGTTTTCCCGACACGCCGCTGCTGGTAACACAAATGACCCCCACCGGCCGCGCCACCGCCCAAGCCCTGTTTCCCGATGCGCAATGCCGCTATCTGCCTTACGACAAGCCCGAATATGCCGCACAGTTTCTGCGCGAACACCGCCCGCTGGCAGGCATTCTGATGGAAACCGAAATCTGGCCGAACCTGATGCACGCCTGCCACAAAAACGGTGTGCCGCTGTTTCTGGCCAATGCGCGGCTGTCGGAAAAATCCCTGCGCGGCTACCAAAAAATCCGCGGACTGGTCGCCCCCGCACTGGCCGGGCTGAGCGGCTGTTTCGCCCAAAGCACCGACGATGCCCGCCGCTTGGCAAAACTGGGCGCGCGCCGCATCGAAGTGTTCGGCAACACCAAATACGATGTCGAACCGACTGCGCAACAGCAGCAGGCCGCCGCCCTGTTCCGCCGCCTGACCGGCACGCGCCCGACCGTCGTATGCGGCAGTACGCGCCACCATCAGGGCGGAGACGAAGCGGAAAAACTGCTGCATGCCTGGCGGGACTATCGGGGAAACGCGCTGCTGGTCATCGTACCGCGCCACCCCGAACGCTTCGGTGCTGCGTATGAAACCGCGCGCAGATTGGGATTCCGCGTCCAAAAGCGTAGCAGCGGCACACCCATAGCGGCCGACACCCAAGTCTGGATCGGCGACAGTATGGGCGAATTGGCGGCCTATTATGCGGCGGCCGATGTCGCCTTTGTCGGCGGCAGCCTGGTGGACAGCGGCTGCCAGAACATCATCGAACCGATTGCCGCCGGTGTGCCGACTCTCTTCGGCCCGTCCACCTATAACTTTGCCGCTGCCTGCGCCGCGGCCCTGAATGCCGGTGCCGCCATACAGGTAGCCGATGCCGCCGGATGGCGCGCGCAAACCGAACGCCTGCTCTGCGACGCGGCCGCACGGCAGGACATGGCCGACCGTGCGGCAGGCTGGATACGGCAGCACCAAGGTGCCAGCCGCCGCACCGCCGAAGCCGTCGCCGCCCATCTGGCCGCCATACGGCAGGCCGTCTGA
- a CDS encoding deoxyribodipyrimidine photo-lyase, which translates to MMQPCSLVWFRHDLRVFDHGALQAAVRRGLPVVGVFVAESPADGQMADGGRRAEFVHQCVRDLRRSLAQHGVPLFVLTGSADKVLPEFAVYCGAEAVFCSEEDEPEARARDGRTAARLTAHRIAFHAVRGQSVFARSDLLTPDGRPHTAFSAYREAWLARFDAEYGTWRVQDDWAALYELQKRLPDRLRCAPPLPSAGGGGFLPLAGGEAAAQTALAGFLPHLAGYAQNRDFPARKGASQLSVYLRYGTLSVRHTAGLIRQADGGSIWLDGLIRREFFRQFFYHVPDKAGGYAGAGQERHSAGLVRWRNGETGYPLVDAAMRHLVQTGMMHHRLRQLCASFLVHGLLIDWRAGADWFACQLLDFDRAANTGNWRRVAAGLPAFRPPDPVLQSRKIDPDGRFIRRHLPQLAHLDKNTVHAPWTVKNGINTFGYPPPLIDYAGQRAKAEMRLRAAKEVSR; encoded by the coding sequence ATGATGCAGCCCTGTTCTTTGGTATGGTTCCGGCATGATTTGCGCGTGTTTGATCATGGTGCGTTGCAGGCAGCGGTGCGGCGCGGTTTGCCGGTGGTCGGGGTGTTTGTGGCCGAAAGTCCGGCGGACGGGCAGATGGCCGATGGCGGCCGACGGGCAGAGTTTGTGCATCAGTGTGTGCGGGATTTGCGGCGCAGTTTGGCGCAGCACGGTGTGCCGCTGTTTGTATTGACGGGCAGTGCGGATAAGGTATTGCCCGAATTTGCCGTGTATTGCGGTGCGGAGGCGGTGTTTTGCAGTGAAGAGGATGAACCCGAAGCACGTGCGCGCGACGGGCGTACGGCTGCCCGTCTGACGGCACACCGTATTGCGTTTCACGCGGTGCGTGGTCAGTCGGTATTTGCCCGATCGGATTTGCTGACACCGGACGGGCGGCCGCATACGGCGTTTTCGGCGTATCGGGAGGCGTGGCTGGCACGCTTTGATGCGGAGTACGGTACATGGCGGGTGCAGGACGATTGGGCGGCATTGTATGAGCTGCAAAAGAGACTGCCCGACCGTTTGCGTTGTGCCCCGCCGCTGCCGTCGGCGGGTGGGGGCGGTTTTCTGCCGCTTGCGGGCGGGGAAGCGGCGGCGCAGACGGCCTTGGCCGGCTTTCTGCCGCATTTGGCCGGTTACGCGCAAAACCGCGATTTTCCTGCCAGAAAAGGGGCATCGCAGCTTTCCGTATATTTGCGTTACGGAACGTTGTCGGTCCGCCATACCGCCGGTTTGATCCGGCAGGCAGATGGCGGCAGCATCTGGCTGGACGGACTGATCCGGCGCGAATTTTTCCGGCAGTTTTTTTATCATGTCCCCGATAAGGCGGGCGGGTACGCCGGGGCAGGGCAGGAGCGGCATTCCGCCGGTCTGGTGCGCTGGCGAAACGGTGAAACGGGTTATCCGCTGGTGGATGCGGCCATGCGCCATCTGGTGCAGACGGGCATGATGCACCACCGTCTGCGGCAGTTGTGTGCTTCTTTTCTGGTACACGGCCTGTTGATTGACTGGCGCGCGGGTGCCGACTGGTTTGCATGCCAGCTGTTGGATTTCGACCGGGCGGCCAATACCGGAAACTGGCGGCGTGTGGCGGCGGGTCTGCCTGCTTTCCGTCCGCCCGATCCGGTGTTGCAGTCGCGGAAAATCGATCCCGATGGCCGCTTTATCCGCCGCCACCTGCCGCAATTGGCGCATCTGGACAAAAATACCGTCCACGCTCCTTGGACGGTGAAAAACGGGATTAATACATTCGGCTATCCGCCGCCGCTGATCGATTATGCCGGACAGCGCGCCAAAGCAGAGATGCGGCTGCGGGCCGCAAAGGAGGTTTCCCGATGA
- the dapD gene encoding 2,3,4,5-tetrahydropyridine-2,6-dicarboxylate N-succinyltransferase, with protein MSLQNTIETAFENRTDINPANVAPEVREAVLETLRRLDDGSLRVAERESTGKWKVNEWAKKAVLLSFRIQDNVLLDDGVNRYFDKVPTKFAGWQAADFQAAGFRAVPGALVRHGSFIGKNAVLMPSYVNIGAYVGEGAMIDTWATVGSCAQIGKNVHLSGGAGIGGVLEPLQAAPTIIEDNCFIGVRSEIVEGVIVEEGSVISMGVYIGQSTKIYDRETGEIHYGRVPAGSVVVSGSLPAQDGSHSLYCAVIVKKVDAQTRAKTSVNDLLRGV; from the coding sequence ATGTCATTGCAGAACACCATCGAAACCGCGTTTGAAAACCGCACCGACATTAACCCCGCCAACGTTGCCCCCGAAGTCAGGGAGGCCGTTTTGGAAACCCTGCGCCGTCTGGACGACGGCAGCCTGCGCGTGGCAGAGCGCGAAAGTACCGGCAAATGGAAAGTCAACGAATGGGCGAAAAAAGCCGTGCTGCTTTCGTTCCGCATTCAGGACAATGTCTTGCTGGACGACGGTGTCAACCGCTATTTCGACAAAGTGCCGACCAAATTCGCCGGCTGGCAGGCGGCCGATTTTCAGGCTGCCGGTTTCCGTGCCGTACCCGGCGCGCTGGTGCGCCACGGCAGTTTTATCGGTAAAAACGCCGTATTGATGCCGTCTTATGTCAATATCGGTGCGTATGTGGGCGAAGGGGCGATGATCGATACTTGGGCGACGGTCGGCTCGTGCGCCCAAATCGGCAAAAATGTCCACTTGTCCGGCGGTGCCGGTATCGGCGGCGTGTTGGAGCCTTTGCAGGCCGCACCCACCATTATCGAAGACAACTGCTTTATCGGTGTGCGTTCGGAAATCGTCGAAGGCGTGATTGTGGAAGAAGGCAGCGTGATTTCCATGGGCGTGTACATCGGCCAGTCTACCAAAATCTATGACCGCGAAACCGGCGAAATCCACTACGGCCGCGTACCGGCAGGCTCGGTGGTGGTGTCGGGCAGCCTGCCTGCCCAAGACGGCAGCCACAGCCTCTATTGCGCGGTTATCGTGAAAAAAGTTGATGCGCAAACCCGTGCCAAAACCAGCGTAAACGACCTGCTGCGCGGCGTATAA
- a CDS encoding META domain-containing protein gives MMKKIGYLSAVWLLAACTAVTPPVGADMPLDGQWRIRMLGQSAAPQGAVLAFDPQAERLAATAGCNRINTSYQALPPALRFGPAAATRMACPPETQSAETALLNILTRSDLHYRISGGRLILQQADGTVLLQAERLPSD, from the coding sequence ATGATGAAAAAAATAGGGTATCTGTCGGCAGTTTGGCTGTTGGCGGCGTGTACGGCGGTTACGCCGCCGGTTGGGGCTGATATGCCTTTGGACGGACAGTGGCGTATACGGATGTTGGGTCAGTCTGCCGCACCGCAGGGGGCGGTGCTGGCGTTTGACCCTCAGGCGGAACGGCTGGCGGCGACGGCAGGCTGCAACCGCATCAACACGTCTTATCAGGCTTTGCCGCCCGCGCTGCGCTTCGGCCCGGCCGCTGCTACCCGTATGGCCTGCCCGCCCGAAACGCAGTCTGCCGAAACGGCGCTGCTGAATATTCTGACCCGTTCGGATCTGCACTACCGCATCAGCGGCGGCCGCCTGATATTGCAGCAGGCGGACGGTACGGTGCTGTTGCAGGCGGAAAGGCTGCCGTCAGACTGA